Proteins encoded in a region of the Esox lucius isolate fEsoLuc1 chromosome 9, fEsoLuc1.pri, whole genome shotgun sequence genome:
- the LOC105027476 gene encoding zinc finger protein 629-like isoform X5, with protein MSRGRKTLSDEIEKSLFSLTEDNLHHLCECSEIAGEDVGKDSRRSLRRIVLEAFWEKVDSVASEERELSWLLQLKEDIRRIQEEEPAGPNQPDNDAADVDGDVLLGNVLEADPAPEGHRPEQREKSEVGPIHLTTPARGPMPGPEGPSGSLRLTGKTEVAGEAPDGGTTSPRERRGQCGMSENLQQQQQNADAPDTSLSKSKQTDKQLQRPKGRATDHCCTQCEKSFTRHVQLKIHQRMHTGEKPYCCSQCGKSFNQKGFIS; from the exons ATGAGTAGAGGAAGGAAAACTTTGTCGGATGAAATTGAGAAGAGTTTATTTTCTCTAACTGAGGACAACTTACACCACCTGTGTGAATGTAGTGAAATAGCTGGCGAAGATGTAGGAAAAGACAGCCGGCGCTCACTGCGGCGCATAGTCCTGGAAGCGTTTTGGGAAAAAGTGGATTCAGTGGCATCTGAGGAGCGGGAGTTGTCTTGGTTACTTCAGCTGAAAGAGGACATCAGAAGGATACAGGAGGAAGAGCCTGCGGGTCCCAACCAACCCGACAACGATGCTGCGGATGTGGATGGAGATGTGTTGCTCGGCAACGTGCTGGAGGCAGACCCAGCTCCAGAAGGCCACAGACCAGAGCAGAGGGAGAAGAGCGAGGTTGGGCCCATTCATCTTACCACTCCTGCTAGGGGCCCAATGCCTGGGCCAGAGGGGCCGTCTGGATCCCTGAGGTTGACTGGAAAAACTGAAGTAGCGGGCGAGGCACCGGACGGAGGTACGACTAGTCCAA GAGAGCGACGTGGCCAATGTGGAATGTCTGAGAACCTTCAGCAACAGCAGCAAAATGCTGATGCCCCAGACACCAGTCTCTCCAAATCCAAACAAACTGATAAACAACTGCAGAGACCTAAAGGACGGGCAACTGACCATTGCTGCACTCAATGTGAAAAGAGTTTTACTCGTCATGTGCAACTGAAAATTCACCAGAGAATgcatacaggagagaaaccttactgcTGCTCGCAATGTGGGAAATCTTTCAATCAAAAAG gtttcatcagctga
- the LOC105027476 gene encoding zinc finger protein 2-like isoform X2, with amino-acid sequence MSRGRKTLSDEIEKSLFSLTEDNLHHLCECSEIAGEDVGKDSRRSLRRIVLEAFWEKVDSVASEERELSWLLQLKEDIRRIQEEEPAGPNQPDNDAADVDGDVLLGNVLEADPAPEGHRPEQREKSEVGPIHLTTPARGPMPGPEGPSGSLRLTGKTEVAGEAPDGGERRGQCGMSENLQQQQQNADAPDTSLSKSKQTDKQLQRPKGRATDHCCTQCEKSFTRHVQLKIHQRMHTGEKPYCCSQCGKSFNQKGNLKMHQKTHTREKLHPCSACDKCFARKSSLKVHEKTHMPAAESLHECSYCEKKFSVLAAFKCHLKMHTQEKPFQCSDCGAKFIHPSSLKAHELKHKPAAERPFRCTECDAGFTNKGNLRFHQLTHNQGERPYSCSECGKCFSHPVYLKDHQKRHSKEKLIVCDRCGKTFHHPGNFRTHMKIHRDAKSYHCTYCSKSFTFSHSLRTHLRVHTGEMPYVCDQCGRRFTEFHTLVNHQRTHTGEKPYPCSVCGKSFSQSQNLAAHKRTHTGEKPYACDQCGKSFSRTDALAVHKRIHTGEKPYQCDICRERFTYLVGLLKHKKAHELPAILSQVDSSSK; translated from the exons ATGAGTAGAGGAAGGAAAACTTTGTCGGATGAAATTGAGAAGAGTTTATTTTCTCTAACTGAGGACAACTTACACCACCTGTGTGAATGTAGTGAAATAGCTGGCGAAGATGTAGGAAAAGACAGCCGGCGCTCACTGCGGCGCATAGTCCTGGAAGCGTTTTGGGAAAAAGTGGATTCAGTGGCATCTGAGGAGCGGGAGTTGTCTTGGTTACTTCAGCTGAAAGAGGACATCAGAAGGATACAGGAGGAAGAGCCTGCGGGTCCCAACCAACCCGACAACGATGCTGCGGATGTGGATGGAGATGTGTTGCTCGGCAACGTGCTGGAGGCAGACCCAGCTCCAGAAGGCCACAGACCAGAGCAGAGGGAGAAGAGCGAGGTTGGGCCCATTCATCTTACCACTCCTGCTAGGGGCCCAATGCCTGGGCCAGAGGGGCCGTCTGGATCCCTGAGGTTGACTGGAAAAACTGAAGTAGCGGGCGAGGCACCGGACGGAG GAGAGCGACGTGGCCAATGTGGAATGTCTGAGAACCTTCAGCAACAGCAGCAAAATGCTGATGCCCCAGACACCAGTCTCTCCAAATCCAAACAAACTGATAAACAACTGCAGAGACCTAAAGGACGGGCAACTGACCATTGCTGCACTCAATGTGAAAAGAGTTTTACTCGTCATGTGCAACTGAAAATTCACCAGAGAATgcatacaggagagaaaccttactgcTGCTCGCAATGTGGGAAATCTTTCAATCAAAAAGGTAATCTTAAAATGCACCAGAAAACACACACTAGAGAAAAACTTCACCCCTGCTCTGCCTGTGATAAATGTTTTGCACGAAAGTCCTCTCTTAAAGTACATGAGAAAACACACATGCCTGCCGCAGAAAGTCTTCATGAGTGCTCCTACTGCGAGAAAAAGTTTTCTGTTTTAGCAGCCTTTAAATGTCATTTAAAGATGCACACTCAAGAGAAACCATTCcaatgttctgactgtggggcAAAGTTCATTCACCCTAGCTCCTTAAAAGCCCATGAGCTTAAACACAAGCCTGCTGCGGAAAGGCCTTTCCGTTGCACTGAATGTGATGCAGGTTTTACTAACAAAGGTAATCTTAGgtttcatcagctgacacaCAACCAGGGAGAGAGACCATACAGCTGCTCTGAGTGTGGGAAATGTTTCTCTCATCCGGTATACTTGAAGGATCACCAGAAAAGACACAGTAAAGAGAAGTTAATTGTCTGTGACAGGTGCGGGAAGACGTTTCACCATCCAGGCAACTTCAGAACTCACATGAAAATACACAGAGATGCAAAGTCATACCATTGCACATACTGTAGTAAGAGCTTCACTTTCAGCCATAGTTTAAGAACCCACCTACGTGTGCATACTGGCGAAATGCCTTATGTCTGTGATCAGTGTGGGAGGAGGTTTACTGAATTCCATACCCTGGTTAATCACCAGCGAACACACACCGGGGAGAAACCTTATCCTTGCTCAGTCTGCGGAAAGAGCTTCAGTCAGTCACAGAACCTGGCTGCACACAAGAGAActcatactggagagaagccttacgcCTGTGATCAATGTGGAAAGTCTTTTTCCCGAACTGACGCACTTGCTGTACACAAGCGTATCCACACcggagagaagccttaccaATGTGACATATGCCGGGAGAGGTTCACATATTTAGTAGGACTGTTGAAACATAAGAAAGCACATGAACTTCCTGCAATATTGTCTCAGGTAGATTCTAGCTCTAAATAG
- the LOC105027476 gene encoding zinc finger protein 691-like isoform X4 encodes MSRGRKTLSDEIEKSLFSLTEDNLHHLCECSEIAGEDVGKDSRRSLRRIVLEAFWEKVDSVASEERELSWLLQLKEDIRRIQEEEPAGPNQPDNDAADVDGDVLLGNVLEADPAPEGHRPEQREKSEVGPIHLTTPARGPMPGPEGPSGSLRLTGKTEVAGEAPDGGTTSPRERRGQCGMSENLQQQQQNADAPDTSLSKSKQTDKQLQRPKGRATDHCCTQCEKSFTRHVQLKIHQRMHTGEKPYCCSQCGKSFNQKENCAC; translated from the exons ATGAGTAGAGGAAGGAAAACTTTGTCGGATGAAATTGAGAAGAGTTTATTTTCTCTAACTGAGGACAACTTACACCACCTGTGTGAATGTAGTGAAATAGCTGGCGAAGATGTAGGAAAAGACAGCCGGCGCTCACTGCGGCGCATAGTCCTGGAAGCGTTTTGGGAAAAAGTGGATTCAGTGGCATCTGAGGAGCGGGAGTTGTCTTGGTTACTTCAGCTGAAAGAGGACATCAGAAGGATACAGGAGGAAGAGCCTGCGGGTCCCAACCAACCCGACAACGATGCTGCGGATGTGGATGGAGATGTGTTGCTCGGCAACGTGCTGGAGGCAGACCCAGCTCCAGAAGGCCACAGACCAGAGCAGAGGGAGAAGAGCGAGGTTGGGCCCATTCATCTTACCACTCCTGCTAGGGGCCCAATGCCTGGGCCAGAGGGGCCGTCTGGATCCCTGAGGTTGACTGGAAAAACTGAAGTAGCGGGCGAGGCACCGGACGGAGGTACGACTAGTCCAA GAGAGCGACGTGGCCAATGTGGAATGTCTGAGAACCTTCAGCAACAGCAGCAAAATGCTGATGCCCCAGACACCAGTCTCTCCAAATCCAAACAAACTGATAAACAACTGCAGAGACCTAAAGGACGGGCAACTGACCATTGCTGCACTCAATGTGAAAAGAGTTTTACTCGTCATGTGCAACTGAAAATTCACCAGAGAATgcatacaggagagaaaccttactgcTGCTCGCAATGTGGGAAATCTTTCAATCAAAAAG AAAACTGCGCATGCTAG
- the LOC105027481 gene encoding zinc finger protein 883-like: MSRDREKLMDEIEESLWTLTEENLRHLCVRCGIGGKDGSEIEGKNQRALRRKIMEETWENEDLMKSEDRGMSWLLQLKEDIGKLRAVASNPSQSVSGTVDERTQESSYPERNKEDGTRYGNKDNARLPPFPGSPGSTSLGQDCSNPPDVSEPMKETEDEEAEDSIEASETVVKKRQPKRTVKKPHCCSDCGKSFSHKSHLTIHQHTHTGEKPYHCTQCENSFYCSAYLISHMRTHTGEKPYRCSDCGKRFAQSNALKIHRMRRHTGELPFSCLECPKRFVTSAHLKSHQRVHTGEKPYHCTDCGKNFSHSSALRLHQKTHSGEKPFICECGKSFINWAHLNSHQRSHTGEKPYCCEQCGKCFSESGTLSNHQRTHTGEKPYSCDQCGERFAQSGSLTIHQRTHTGEKPYACDQCEKRFITSSHLRRHQRTHTGEKPHLCDECGKSFTRAGALASHRKTHTGEKPYSCDLCGKSFVQSGQLTSHQRTHTGAKPYGCDQCGERFTQSATLANHQRTHTGEKPYGCNVCGKNFAQSGHLKSHQKSHVRGGVCPLPSTPVPVPEPSISSKWSKTQLPGSSATASSGTTSPVFYVNTGYPLHTAATTTKPPY, translated from the coding sequence ATGAGCCGAGACAGGGAAAAGCTGATGGATGAAATTGAAGAGAGTTTGTGGACTTTAACTGAGGAAAATTTACGGCACCTGTGTGTTCGCTGCGGGATAGGTGGCAAGGATGGGTCTGAAATTGAAGGGAAGAATCAACGAGCGCTGCGGCGTAAGATCATGGAGGAAACCTGGGAGAACGAGGACCTAATGAAGTCAGAGGATCGGGGAATGTCATGGCTGCTCCAACTGAAAGAGGACATCGGGAAGTTACGCGCGGTGGCCTCAAACCCTAGCCAGTCAGTGTCTGGGACCGTGGACGAACGAACACAGGAAAGCAGTTACCCGGAGAGAAACAAGGAGGATGGGACTCGTTACGGTAACAAGGACAACGCTCGTCTGCCCCCCTTCCCAGGGTCCCCGGGTAGTACTTCACTGGGGCAAGACTGCAGCAACCCACCAGATGTGAGTGAACCCATGAAAGAAACGGAAGATGAGGAAGCAGAAGATTCGATTGAGGCGTCAGAGACCGTTGTCAAGAAAAGGCAGCCAAAGCGCACGGTTAAGAAACCTCACTGCTGCTCAGACTGTGGCAAAAGTTTCAGTCACAAAAGTCATCTAACCAtccaccagcacacacacactggtgagaagccttaccaCTGCACACAGTGCGAGAACAGCTTCTACTGCTCGGCCTACCTGATATCCCACATGCGAACACACACCGGTGAAAAGCCCTACCGCTGCTCAGACTGCGGGAAGAGGTTTGCCCAATCGAACGCCCTGAAGATACACCGCATGCGGAGGCACACTGGCGAGCTGCCCTTCTCCTGTTTGGAGTGCCCTAAGCGTTTTGTCACGTCGGCACACCTGAAATCACACCAGAGAgtccacacaggagagaagccctaCCACTGCACGGACTGCGGGAAGAATTTCTCCCACTCAAGTGCCCTGAGACTTCACCAAAAAACCCACAGCGGAGAGAAACCTTTCATCTGCGAATGCGGAAAGAGTTTCATTAACTGGGCCCACCTAAACTCTCACCAGAGATCACACAccggtgagaagccttactgcTGTGAACAGTGTGGCAAATGTTTCTCCGAATCTGGCACCCTGTCGAATCACCAGAGGACCcacactggggagaaaccttACAGCTGTGATCAGTGTGGGGAGAGGTTCGCGCAATCAGGATCCCTGACCATCCACCAGAGGACGCACACGGGAGAGAAGCCGTACGCCTGTGATCAGTGTGAGAAGAGGTTTATCACCTCAAGTCACCTGAGACGCCACCAGAGAACCCACACCGGAGAGAAGCCGCACCTCTGTGACGAATGTGGGAAGAGCTTCACGCGGGCCGGAGCCCTGGCGAGCCACCGCAAAACGCACACGGGTGAGAAACCGTACAGCTGCGACctgtgtgggaagagttttgtTCAGTCCGGCCAATTGACAAGCCACCAGCGGACACACACCGGAGCCAAACCGTACGGCTGCGATCAGTGCGGCGAAAGATTCACTCAGTCCGCTACTCTGGCCAATCACCAgcgaacacacacaggagagaagccctaTGGCTGTAACGTGTGCGGGAAGAACTTCGCACAGTCCGGCCATCTGAAGAGCCACCAGAAATCACACGTCAGAGGAGGAGTGTGTCCTCTTCCGTCCACACCGGTGCCGGTTCCGGAACCCTCAATAAGTTCCAAATGGTCCAAGACTCAGCTACCCGGATCCTCGGCCACAGCGAGTTCTGGAACCACGTCACCTGTGTTCTATGTGAACACTGGCTACCCACTGCACACAGCGGCCACCACTACTAAACCCCCCTATTGA
- the LOC105027476 gene encoding zinc finger protein 2-like isoform X1 produces the protein MSRGRKTLSDEIEKSLFSLTEDNLHHLCECSEIAGEDVGKDSRRSLRRIVLEAFWEKVDSVASEERELSWLLQLKEDIRRIQEEEPAGPNQPDNDAADVDGDVLLGNVLEADPAPEGHRPEQREKSEVGPIHLTTPARGPMPGPEGPSGSLRLTGKTEVAGEAPDGGTTSPRERRGQCGMSENLQQQQQNADAPDTSLSKSKQTDKQLQRPKGRATDHCCTQCEKSFTRHVQLKIHQRMHTGEKPYCCSQCGKSFNQKGNLKMHQKTHTREKLHPCSACDKCFARKSSLKVHEKTHMPAAESLHECSYCEKKFSVLAAFKCHLKMHTQEKPFQCSDCGAKFIHPSSLKAHELKHKPAAERPFRCTECDAGFTNKGNLRFHQLTHNQGERPYSCSECGKCFSHPVYLKDHQKRHSKEKLIVCDRCGKTFHHPGNFRTHMKIHRDAKSYHCTYCSKSFTFSHSLRTHLRVHTGEMPYVCDQCGRRFTEFHTLVNHQRTHTGEKPYPCSVCGKSFSQSQNLAAHKRTHTGEKPYACDQCGKSFSRTDALAVHKRIHTGEKPYQCDICRERFTYLVGLLKHKKAHELPAILSQVDSSSK, from the exons ATGAGTAGAGGAAGGAAAACTTTGTCGGATGAAATTGAGAAGAGTTTATTTTCTCTAACTGAGGACAACTTACACCACCTGTGTGAATGTAGTGAAATAGCTGGCGAAGATGTAGGAAAAGACAGCCGGCGCTCACTGCGGCGCATAGTCCTGGAAGCGTTTTGGGAAAAAGTGGATTCAGTGGCATCTGAGGAGCGGGAGTTGTCTTGGTTACTTCAGCTGAAAGAGGACATCAGAAGGATACAGGAGGAAGAGCCTGCGGGTCCCAACCAACCCGACAACGATGCTGCGGATGTGGATGGAGATGTGTTGCTCGGCAACGTGCTGGAGGCAGACCCAGCTCCAGAAGGCCACAGACCAGAGCAGAGGGAGAAGAGCGAGGTTGGGCCCATTCATCTTACCACTCCTGCTAGGGGCCCAATGCCTGGGCCAGAGGGGCCGTCTGGATCCCTGAGGTTGACTGGAAAAACTGAAGTAGCGGGCGAGGCACCGGACGGAGGTACGACTAGTCCAA GAGAGCGACGTGGCCAATGTGGAATGTCTGAGAACCTTCAGCAACAGCAGCAAAATGCTGATGCCCCAGACACCAGTCTCTCCAAATCCAAACAAACTGATAAACAACTGCAGAGACCTAAAGGACGGGCAACTGACCATTGCTGCACTCAATGTGAAAAGAGTTTTACTCGTCATGTGCAACTGAAAATTCACCAGAGAATgcatacaggagagaaaccttactgcTGCTCGCAATGTGGGAAATCTTTCAATCAAAAAGGTAATCTTAAAATGCACCAGAAAACACACACTAGAGAAAAACTTCACCCCTGCTCTGCCTGTGATAAATGTTTTGCACGAAAGTCCTCTCTTAAAGTACATGAGAAAACACACATGCCTGCCGCAGAAAGTCTTCATGAGTGCTCCTACTGCGAGAAAAAGTTTTCTGTTTTAGCAGCCTTTAAATGTCATTTAAAGATGCACACTCAAGAGAAACCATTCcaatgttctgactgtggggcAAAGTTCATTCACCCTAGCTCCTTAAAAGCCCATGAGCTTAAACACAAGCCTGCTGCGGAAAGGCCTTTCCGTTGCACTGAATGTGATGCAGGTTTTACTAACAAAGGTAATCTTAGgtttcatcagctgacacaCAACCAGGGAGAGAGACCATACAGCTGCTCTGAGTGTGGGAAATGTTTCTCTCATCCGGTATACTTGAAGGATCACCAGAAAAGACACAGTAAAGAGAAGTTAATTGTCTGTGACAGGTGCGGGAAGACGTTTCACCATCCAGGCAACTTCAGAACTCACATGAAAATACACAGAGATGCAAAGTCATACCATTGCACATACTGTAGTAAGAGCTTCACTTTCAGCCATAGTTTAAGAACCCACCTACGTGTGCATACTGGCGAAATGCCTTATGTCTGTGATCAGTGTGGGAGGAGGTTTACTGAATTCCATACCCTGGTTAATCACCAGCGAACACACACCGGGGAGAAACCTTATCCTTGCTCAGTCTGCGGAAAGAGCTTCAGTCAGTCACAGAACCTGGCTGCACACAAGAGAActcatactggagagaagccttacgcCTGTGATCAATGTGGAAAGTCTTTTTCCCGAACTGACGCACTTGCTGTACACAAGCGTATCCACACcggagagaagccttaccaATGTGACATATGCCGGGAGAGGTTCACATATTTAGTAGGACTGTTGAAACATAAGAAAGCACATGAACTTCCTGCAATATTGTCTCAGGTAGATTCTAGCTCTAAATAG
- the LOC105027480 gene encoding zinc finger protein 239-like — MDLEGHPGSESEPDSLLGPTAPESEPNVIVKEEEEDGDLAVPEHLSGPTMADVSEFNMIIKEEEEDEDEEEEDDDMADLGERIKSDPDYLPDVTEKTGQLHHQKRKKTVKKLHPCPECGKTFDRPSHLERHEKTHTRVKKLAPDYPCSFCGKIFAKPSKLARHERGHTGEKPYSCSKCGKSFAEPGHRNSHERTHEEEGPEERPYICADCGIGFFNQSKLQRHQRTHTGEKPYHCTDCGKTFARSGGLKTHRLSHTGERPYLCSDCGKSFFSSGDLKVHHLTHTGEKPHCCSVCGKGFAQRGNMRAHERSHSGERPYICADCGASFAHSNYLKIHQRIHTGERPFPCHVCGKRFILSGHLGRHQKTHIPKQDA; from the exons ATGGATCTGGAAGGGCACCCTGGGTCTGAGTCAGAACCAGACAGCCTTCTTGGTCCCACTGCCCCAGAATCGGAACCAAATGTGATTGtgaaggaagaagaggaagatggagactTGGCAGTTCCAG AACACCTCTCAGGTCCTACCATGGCAGACGTATCTGAATTTAATATGATTAttaaagaggaggaggaagatgaagatgaggaggaggaggatgatgataTGGCTGACCTAG GAGAAAGAATAAAGTCTGACCCAGACTACCTTCCAGACGTGACCGAAAAGACTGGTCAGCTACACCACCAGAAGAGGAAAAAGACAGTGAAGAAGCTTCATCCATGCCCTGAATGTGGGAAGACATTCGACAGGCCATCACACTTAGAGAGACATGAGAAGACCCACACCAGAGTCAAGAAGCTGGCTCCGGACTACCCGTGTTCTTTTTGTGGGAAGATATTTGCCAAACCGTCTAAGCTGGCTCGGCACGAGCGAGGCCATACCGGAGAGAAACCATACTCCTGTTCCAAGTGTGGGAAGAGCTTCGCTGAGCCGGGCCACCGGAACAGTCACGAGCGGACGCATGAGGAAGAGGGCCCCGAAGAGAGACCGTACATTTGTGCAGACTGTGGAATAGGCTTCTTTAACCAGTCTAAACTGCAACGACACCAACGTacccacacaggagagaaaccataccACTGCACTGATTGTGGGAAGACCTTTGCCCGATCTGGAGGCCTAAAGACCCACCGTCTAAGCCACACGGGGGAGAGACCATACCTTTGCTCCGACTGTGGCAAAAGTTTCTTCAGTTCGGGGGACCTGAAAGTTCACCATTTGACTCATACCGGAGAAAAACCACACTGCTGTTCCGTGTGCGGGAAGGGTTTCGCGCAGAGGGGTAATATGAGGGCCCATGAACGCTCTCACTCTGGGGAAAGACCTTACATCTGTGCCGACTGTGGGGCCAGTTTTGCTCATTCTAACTATTTAAAGATACATCAACGCATTCATACGGGAGAGAGACCTTTCCCATGTCATGTGTGTGGCAAGAGGTTTATTCTTTCCGGACACCTCGGAAGACACCAGAAAACACACATACCAAAACAGGATGCTTAg
- the LOC105027476 gene encoding zinc finger protein 629-like isoform X3: MSRGRKTLSDEIEKSLFSLTEDNLHHLCECSEIAGEDVGKDSRRSLRRIVLEAFWEKVDSVASEERELSWLLQLKEDIRRIQEEEPAGPNQPDNDAADVDGDVLLGNVLEADPAPEGHRPEQREKSEVGPIHLTTPARGPMPGPEGPSGSLRLTGKTEVAGEAPDGGTTSPRERRGQCGMSENLQQQQQNADAPDTSLSKSKQTDKQLQRPKGRATDHCCTQCEKSFTRHVQLKIHQRMHTGEKPYCCSQCGKSFNQKELYHL; the protein is encoded by the exons ATGAGTAGAGGAAGGAAAACTTTGTCGGATGAAATTGAGAAGAGTTTATTTTCTCTAACTGAGGACAACTTACACCACCTGTGTGAATGTAGTGAAATAGCTGGCGAAGATGTAGGAAAAGACAGCCGGCGCTCACTGCGGCGCATAGTCCTGGAAGCGTTTTGGGAAAAAGTGGATTCAGTGGCATCTGAGGAGCGGGAGTTGTCTTGGTTACTTCAGCTGAAAGAGGACATCAGAAGGATACAGGAGGAAGAGCCTGCGGGTCCCAACCAACCCGACAACGATGCTGCGGATGTGGATGGAGATGTGTTGCTCGGCAACGTGCTGGAGGCAGACCCAGCTCCAGAAGGCCACAGACCAGAGCAGAGGGAGAAGAGCGAGGTTGGGCCCATTCATCTTACCACTCCTGCTAGGGGCCCAATGCCTGGGCCAGAGGGGCCGTCTGGATCCCTGAGGTTGACTGGAAAAACTGAAGTAGCGGGCGAGGCACCGGACGGAGGTACGACTAGTCCAA GAGAGCGACGTGGCCAATGTGGAATGTCTGAGAACCTTCAGCAACAGCAGCAAAATGCTGATGCCCCAGACACCAGTCTCTCCAAATCCAAACAAACTGATAAACAACTGCAGAGACCTAAAGGACGGGCAACTGACCATTGCTGCACTCAATGTGAAAAGAGTTTTACTCGTCATGTGCAACTGAAAATTCACCAGAGAATgcatacaggagagaaaccttactgcTGCTCGCAATGTGGGAAATCTTTCAATCAAAAAG AACTTTATCACCTCTGA